In one window of Methanoculleus chikugoensis DNA:
- a CDS encoding class I SAM-dependent methyltransferase: protein MHRIIDWNELWKAIYASSPDRVEKGHDPAAHWNKRAAAYRRATRDEKRATEQELAILDLAAGETVLDVGAGTGRLAVPIARTAAHVTALDPSEGMLAVLREQMAAAGRTNYSTITLRWEDTVIGRDVEPHDVVVAAFSLGFYDLDAALEKLDAAARRVVYLFWHAGEWRDPDEMALYRAVFGEEATMRKGYPDYIYPVNILHDAGIYPNVRIYRAAWDAVYDSVEDAAGAWAAMHNPGMEDLSPVRDYFARVLRTTGSGKYVETTVRPTAAVWWEKVDG, encoded by the coding sequence ATGCATCGGATCATCGACTGGAACGAGCTCTGGAAGGCGATATACGCAAGTTCTCCCGACCGCGTCGAGAAAGGCCACGATCCAGCCGCTCACTGGAACAAACGCGCTGCCGCCTACCGCCGGGCCACCCGTGACGAGAAACGGGCGACCGAGCAGGAACTCGCGATCCTGGATCTCGCGGCCGGCGAGACCGTGCTCGATGTGGGTGCCGGAACGGGGAGACTGGCCGTGCCGATTGCCCGGACCGCCGCCCACGTCACCGCCCTCGACCCCTCGGAGGGCATGCTCGCCGTCCTCCGGGAGCAGATGGCCGCTGCGGGGCGTACGAACTACTCCACGATTACGTTGCGCTGGGAAGATACGGTGATCGGCAGGGATGTTGAACCCCATGACGTCGTCGTCGCGGCGTTCTCGCTCGGGTTCTACGATCTCGACGCCGCCCTCGAAAAACTCGACGCCGCGGCTCGCCGGGTGGTCTATCTCTTCTGGCACGCGGGCGAGTGGCGGGATCCCGACGAGATGGCGCTCTACCGGGCGGTCTTCGGGGAAGAAGCGACCATGCGGAAAGGCTACCCGGACTACATCTACCCGGTCAACATCCTCCACGACGCCGGGATCTACCCGAACGTCCGGATCTACCGTGCTGCCTGGGACGCGGTCTACGACTCCGTCGAAGATGCCGCCGGGGCCTGGGCGGCGATGCACAACCCCGGGATGGAGGATCTCTCGCCGGTCAGGGACTACTTCGCCCGGGTGCTCCGCACGACCGGGTCCGGGAAGTACGTCGAGACGACGGTGCGGCCGACCGCAGCGGTCTGGTGGGAGAAGGTGGACGGCTAG